In Nocardia yunnanensis, one DNA window encodes the following:
- the rimP gene encoding ribosome maturation factor RimP: MPMPTEERVSQLVAELVERRGLDLEGVVIAAAGSGQAKLTVVVDSDGSPDLDAVAELSSEISQTLDDAGDFGETAYLLEITTPGIDRPLTALRHWQRAQGRKVKIVLAPGAESPEGKTTFEARVGVATDSEVALVLGGKRKPHRVTVPLADIQSAVVQVEFNPPGAAELELAGGVAPGRPQPGAQEETETDTPAAASDSLTEGIVE, translated from the coding sequence ATGCCGATGCCGACCGAGGAAAGGGTGAGCCAGCTAGTTGCTGAGCTCGTCGAACGCCGAGGACTCGACCTCGAAGGCGTCGTGATCGCGGCCGCCGGTTCCGGCCAGGCCAAGCTCACCGTCGTCGTCGACAGCGACGGCTCCCCGGACCTCGACGCCGTCGCGGAACTGAGCTCGGAGATCTCGCAGACCCTCGACGACGCCGGCGACTTCGGCGAGACCGCGTACCTGCTCGAGATCACCACTCCCGGCATCGACCGCCCCCTCACCGCCCTGCGCCACTGGCAGCGCGCCCAGGGCCGCAAGGTGAAGATCGTCCTCGCCCCCGGCGCCGAATCACCGGAGGGCAAAACCACGTTCGAGGCCCGGGTCGGCGTCGCCACCGACAGCGAAGTCGCCCTGGTCCTCGGCGGCAAGCGGAAGCCACACCGGGTGACGGTGCCGCTGGCCGATATCCAATCCGCCGTCGTGCAGGTGGAGTTCAATCCACCCGGCGCGGCCGAACTGGAACTCGCAGGGGGAGTAGCGCCGGGTCGTCCCCAGCCCGGTGCGCAGGAGGAAACCGAAACCGATACACCAGCAGCAGCGTCCGATTCACTGACCGAAGGGATCGTGGAATGA
- a CDS encoding ferritin-like domain-containing protein gives MTTTDQQALIDALSAEYAAVYAYGVIAAYANHDRDKLVAEYTAAHRARRDATIDALAATGAQVPEPAAAYTSPIPVNDPIPAAKLAVTVESDTAAAWYSVVDRADSADLRRTALEALTETAVRLATWQSILGTNPVTTAFPGKP, from the coding sequence ATGACCACGACCGACCAGCAGGCACTCATCGATGCGTTGAGCGCCGAATACGCCGCTGTCTACGCCTACGGCGTGATCGCCGCCTACGCCAATCACGATCGCGACAAGCTCGTCGCCGAGTACACCGCGGCGCATCGGGCGCGCCGCGATGCCACCATCGACGCGCTGGCGGCGACCGGCGCCCAGGTGCCCGAGCCTGCCGCCGCCTACACCTCGCCGATTCCGGTGAACGATCCGATTCCGGCGGCCAAGCTGGCGGTGACCGTCGAGTCCGACACCGCCGCGGCCTGGTACTCGGTGGTGGATCGGGCCGACAGCGCGGACCTGCGCCGCACCGCGCTCGAAGCGCTCACGGAAACCGCTGTGCGCCTTGCCACTTGGCAGTCGATCCTGGGGACGAATCCGGTGACGACCGCCTTTCCCGGCAAGCCCTGA
- a CDS encoding Uma2 family endonuclease: MDGGDLLHQNFTNLVSSALRHSVCEGFVVGADSGWQVRKRMRVSVESTDRSEFLLPDFLICHCADPHADRVGAADTALAGDVLSHAEQQDPQLRRTRYADLGIPWYWEVHLGRNALQISCVRAWALAVGGLLPGGAAPLHAANYIVAGEWTPTRAAGIAFGHPFPATVSWAEPTFRSLVTGNSPRRM, encoded by the coding sequence ATGGACGGCGGGGATCTGCTGCATCAGAACTTCACGAATCTGGTGTCGTCGGCATTGCGGCACAGTGTGTGTGAGGGATTCGTGGTCGGGGCCGATTCCGGGTGGCAGGTTCGAAAACGGATGCGGGTATCGGTTGAATCTACCGACCGGTCTGAATTTCTCCTGCCGGATTTCTTGATCTGCCATTGCGCGGACCCGCATGCCGACCGTGTCGGCGCGGCGGATACCGCGCTCGCCGGTGACGTGCTTTCGCATGCCGAGCAACAGGATCCGCAGCTGCGGCGAACTCGCTACGCGGATCTCGGAATCCCTTGGTACTGGGAGGTTCACCTCGGGCGGAACGCCTTGCAGATCTCGTGCGTCCGCGCGTGGGCGCTGGCGGTCGGCGGGCTTTTACCGGGCGGTGCGGCGCCCTTGCATGCGGCCAATTACATTGTGGCCGGCGAGTGGACGCCGACGCGTGCCGCGGGCATCGCCTTCGGCCATCCATTCCCGGCCACCGTCTCCTGGGCCGAACCGACTTTCCGGTCTTTGGTCACCGGAAATTCGCCCAGGCGTATGTAG
- a CDS encoding three-helix bundle dimerization domain-containing protein: MNAPGEEKTAREDKVAREEKALREVTTRLVDDYGDAYPAERVEAVVGAVRKRFEGHSVREFVPILVERLARRELDPKRSMNAATEADLVEAAEAAPGSAAETTSVFAAVAGRFVPARLVENKRALGVIAAGVVVVLAFAVVMTVRQPNSSAPGTAAPALTVVHGVVGSEKSAFFDDPKVAEALAGHGLKVEVEPAGSRQIAATVDLGKYDFAFPSSSAAAELVQRKAGVTGKYVPFSSPMAIATFAPIADLLTRAGIVTPGPTTTFDIEKYLALADTGVQWNQLEGNSTYSVPKNVLVSTTDPRTSNSAAMYLAVTAYVANDNTVVRGARAEDHAVSRVSRLFTRQGYTESSSDGPFKDYLANGMGTVPLAWIYEAQYVDAAIHDQLKPDMTLLYPQPTIMSQHTVVPLDAKGDTLGKLLTTDPTLQHLAATHGFRPTDLTQFTTLTTAAHLPIDATLLNQVPPPDYDTLEHLLTAVANSYN; encoded by the coding sequence GTGAACGCACCCGGGGAGGAAAAGACCGCGCGGGAGGACAAGGTCGCGCGGGAGGAGAAGGCGCTGCGGGAGGTGACGACTCGCCTGGTCGACGACTACGGCGACGCATATCCGGCGGAGCGGGTGGAGGCCGTGGTCGGGGCGGTGCGCAAGCGGTTCGAGGGGCATTCGGTGCGGGAGTTCGTACCGATTCTCGTCGAGCGGCTTGCGCGGCGGGAGCTGGATCCGAAACGGTCGATGAACGCTGCCACCGAGGCGGATCTGGTCGAGGCGGCCGAGGCGGCGCCGGGGTCGGCGGCCGAGACCACCAGCGTATTCGCCGCGGTGGCAGGGCGTTTCGTGCCGGCTCGGCTGGTGGAGAACAAGCGAGCGCTGGGGGTGATCGCGGCGGGTGTTGTGGTGGTGCTGGCGTTCGCGGTGGTGATGACCGTGCGGCAACCGAATTCGAGTGCGCCCGGTACGGCCGCGCCGGCGTTGACCGTGGTGCACGGTGTGGTCGGGTCGGAGAAGTCGGCGTTCTTCGACGATCCGAAGGTGGCGGAGGCGCTGGCCGGGCACGGGCTGAAAGTGGAGGTCGAGCCCGCCGGGTCGCGGCAGATCGCCGCCACGGTGGATCTGGGCAAATACGATTTCGCCTTCCCGTCGAGTTCGGCGGCGGCGGAGCTGGTGCAGCGCAAGGCCGGGGTGACCGGCAAGTACGTACCGTTCTCCTCCCCCATGGCGATCGCCACCTTCGCCCCGATCGCCGACCTTTTGACCCGGGCCGGGATCGTAACACCCGGTCCTACAACGACTTTCGACATCGAGAAATATCTCGCGCTCGCCGACACGGGCGTCCAGTGGAATCAGCTGGAGGGTAACTCGACCTATTCGGTGCCCAAGAACGTCCTGGTCTCCACCACCGACCCGCGCACCTCCAACTCCGCGGCCATGTACCTGGCGGTGACCGCCTACGTCGCCAACGACAACACCGTCGTGCGCGGCGCCAGGGCCGAAGACCATGCGGTGTCCCGTGTTTCGCGCCTGTTCACCCGCCAGGGCTACACCGAGTCCAGCAGCGACGGCCCCTTCAAAGACTACCTCGCCAACGGCATGGGCACCGTCCCCCTGGCCTGGATCTACGAGGCCCAATACGTCGACGCCGCGATCCACGACCAACTCAAACCCGACATGACCCTCCTGTACCCCCAGCCCACCATCATGTCCCAGCACACCGTCGTCCCCCTCGACGCCAAGGGCGACACCCTCGGCAAACTCCTCACCACCGACCCCACCCTCCAACACCTAGCCGCCACCCACGGCTTCCGCCCCACCGACCTCACCCAATTCACCACCCTCACCACCGCCGCCCACCTCCCCATCGACGCCACCCTCCTCAACCAGGTCCCCCCACCCGACTACGACACCCTCGAACACCTCCTCACCGCAGTCGCCAACTCCTACAACTGA
- a CDS encoding Uma2 family endonuclease, whose amino-acid sequence MTWEELEQLPDEIAGEIELWDGRVVWVRKGPPEHQDYSATLWSALRRCAREGMSAAPDHCWRVSIETNIFFGSTGKSDFVTPDFLVYRCLEREYQNVRASDVLIAGEVLSPSNSEQDIEAKKAKYASGGIPWYWEVTLGRNPRRIARVRAFALETEHGPLPDGVAPLRPANYLLAGEWLGDVHDGIDFAHPFPIHIPWNELEF is encoded by the coding sequence ATGACATGGGAGGAGCTCGAGCAATTGCCCGACGAGATCGCCGGGGAGATCGAGCTGTGGGACGGACGGGTCGTCTGGGTGCGCAAGGGACCACCCGAGCATCAGGACTATTCGGCCACACTGTGGAGCGCACTGCGCCGCTGTGCCCGCGAAGGCATGTCGGCTGCGCCCGACCATTGCTGGCGGGTTTCGATCGAAACGAACATCTTCTTCGGCAGCACCGGTAAATCGGACTTCGTGACACCGGACTTTCTCGTCTATCGCTGTCTCGAGCGGGAGTACCAGAACGTTCGCGCATCGGATGTCCTGATCGCGGGCGAAGTACTGTCGCCCTCGAACTCCGAGCAGGACATCGAAGCCAAGAAGGCCAAATACGCCAGCGGCGGGATTCCCTGGTACTGGGAGGTCACCCTGGGCCGCAACCCCCGCCGTATTGCCCGCGTCCGCGCCTTCGCCCTAGAAACCGAGCACGGCCCGCTTCCAGACGGCGTAGCGCCCCTCCGCCCCGCCAACTACCTTCTTGCGGGCGAATGGCTGGGCGACGTCCACGACGGCATCGACTTCGCGCATCCCTTTCCCATCCACATCCCGTGGAACGAGCTCGAATTCTGA
- a CDS encoding SMI1/KNR4 family protein, whose product MTLTPADVAGYTDRDLDADLARWFADAELVDIPAETRPVAPFLERLAPADAAALAALDARVRSGRLPQFLDIYDWSYGFDFAENDCTILDSDYETELTDDDIYPIGADGGGNLCVVLTNGQVAVWFHEEEVIEADTRFDNLDTFLWSYVRYRAVRTRKLPLEAVENDFLTLAQPGALEPTLGLLRYMK is encoded by the coding sequence GTGACGCTCACCCCCGCCGATGTGGCCGGCTACACCGACCGCGATCTCGACGCCGACCTCGCCCGCTGGTTCGCCGACGCCGAACTCGTCGACATCCCCGCCGAAACCCGCCCGGTAGCACCGTTTCTCGAACGCCTCGCCCCCGCCGACGCCGCCGCCCTGGCCGCCCTCGACGCCCGCGTCCGCTCGGGCCGCCTACCGCAGTTCCTCGACATCTACGACTGGAGCTACGGCTTCGACTTCGCCGAAAACGACTGCACCATCCTCGATTCCGACTACGAAACCGAACTCACCGACGACGACATCTACCCCATCGGCGCCGACGGCGGCGGCAACCTCTGCGTCGTCCTCACCAACGGCCAAGTCGCCGTCTGGTTCCACGAAGAAGAAGTGATCGAAGCCGACACCCGCTTCGACAACCTCGACACCTTCCTCTGGTCCTACGTCCGCTACCGCGCCGTCCGCACCCGCAAACTCCCCCTCGAAGCCGTAGAAAACGACTTCCTCACCTTGGCCCAGCCCGGCGCCCTCGAACCCACCCTCGGCCTCCTCCGCTACATGAAGTAG
- a CDS encoding NADPH-dependent F420 reductase: MAGRIAVIGAGKVGRAVGSALREGGYRVVYGSRRVGEGRLAVGEAVGVGDVVVVATPPQVARELAREHGEAFAGKLVLDATNDVLGTPANASAAFAEFAPGTRYARVFNTVGTEVLVDPIFDGEAADMFYSCAEGDRREVEDIVNAVGLRPVYVGEQAYDIVDGVMRLWLTLAMRQGHGRNMAFRMVTR, encoded by the coding sequence ATGGCGGGCAGGATCGCGGTTATTGGGGCTGGGAAGGTGGGGCGGGCTGTGGGCTCGGCGCTTCGAGAGGGTGGGTATCGCGTTGTTTACGGGTCTCGGCGGGTGGGGGAGGGGCGGCTGGCGGTGGGGGAGGCGGTGGGGGTGGGGGATGTTGTGGTGGTGGCTACCCCGCCGCAGGTGGCGAGGGAGCTTGCTCGGGAACATGGGGAGGCTTTTGCGGGGAAGCTAGTGCTCGACGCCACCAATGATGTGCTGGGGACGCCGGCCAATGCGTCTGCGGCCTTCGCCGAGTTCGCGCCGGGGACTCGGTATGCCCGTGTTTTCAACACGGTTGGGACGGAAGTACTCGTTGACCCGATCTTCGACGGTGAGGCCGCCGACATGTTCTACTCCTGCGCGGAGGGGGATCGGCGCGAGGTCGAGGACATCGTCAATGCGGTCGGCTTGCGGCCGGTGTATGTGGGTGAGCAGGCCTACGACATCGTCGATGGGGTGATGCGCCTGTGGCTGACGCTGGCCATGCGGCAAGGGCATGGGCGGAATATGGCCTTCCGCATGGTGACTCGCTGA
- a CDS encoding HIT family protein, with protein MIYIDDLVVVTHRPLTEGVPRPGYLFVETLRHAPTLADLTDSEAAAVGWALRRAAQALRTELSPAHIFSAITGRTVPHFHQHLFTRPPNTPDSIHWFNGDTWPQAPRITQPALESLCTRLATHFT; from the coding sequence GTGATCTACATCGACGATTTGGTCGTCGTCACCCACCGCCCCCTGACCGAGGGCGTCCCCCGCCCCGGCTACCTCTTCGTCGAAACCCTCCGCCACGCCCCCACTTTGGCCGACCTCACCGACTCCGAGGCCGCCGCCGTCGGCTGGGCGCTCCGCCGAGCCGCCCAAGCCCTCCGCACCGAACTCTCCCCCGCGCACATCTTCTCCGCCATCACCGGCCGCACCGTCCCCCACTTCCACCAACACCTCTTCACCCGCCCCCCGAACACCCCCGACTCCATCCACTGGTTCAACGGCGACACCTGGCCCCAAGCCCCCCGCATCACCCAGCCAGCCCTGGAATCCCTCTGCACCCGCCTCGCCACCCACTTCACCTAG
- a CDS encoding DUF397 domain-containing protein, which yields MREPVIGTWYKSSKSEHGSACVEIRHDPAVTLVRDTKDHGRGPTLTFPAEMWSAFLTSGIWHP from the coding sequence GTGAGGGAACCGGTAATCGGCACGTGGTACAAATCCAGCAAGTCAGAACACGGCTCCGCGTGCGTCGAGATCCGCCACGACCCAGCCGTCACCCTCGTCCGCGACACAAAAGACCACGGGCGAGGCCCAACCCTCACCTTCCCCGCCGAGATGTGGTCCGCCTTCCTCACCAGCGGCATCTGGCACCCCTAA
- a CDS encoding helix-turn-helix domain-containing protein: MNGATVSRRALGRFLRQIREEAGKTALAAGLEIEVSRQTLLRMEDGLATKIATSQLRDLLEYYGASEEIRAQALSLWDEVREQAKSAQQQGKAKGFWRPYADQYEAHFPHYLRLETTAHRITVHQTMLVPGLLQTSDYRRGVIRIDGPDLSAVDLERRIELTTRRQARLEEQGFQLDCLLSEAVLRHRPASAPAMAAQLSWLAEVGHRPNIRIRVVPFDAGAHRGLTAQSFTMLEFPKLQNGFVDPPVVYVEGAHGVGGVYHERDDVVRLYGRTILALTEVALTEQETRDLVTQYAKEYAA, translated from the coding sequence ATGAACGGAGCCACGGTCTCCCGCAGGGCACTTGGAAGATTCCTTCGTCAAATTCGTGAGGAGGCCGGAAAGACCGCGCTAGCGGCAGGTTTGGAAATCGAGGTGTCCCGTCAGACCCTACTGCGAATGGAAGACGGTCTGGCGACCAAGATCGCCACATCGCAGTTGCGGGACCTACTGGAGTACTACGGGGCATCGGAGGAAATCCGAGCCCAGGCGCTTTCGCTGTGGGACGAGGTGCGCGAGCAAGCGAAATCAGCGCAGCAGCAAGGCAAGGCGAAGGGGTTCTGGCGACCGTACGCCGACCAGTACGAGGCCCACTTCCCGCACTATCTGCGGCTCGAGACCACCGCACACCGGATCACCGTGCATCAGACGATGTTGGTGCCGGGACTGTTGCAAACCTCCGACTACCGGAGGGGAGTGATCCGGATCGACGGACCGGACCTGTCGGCCGTCGACCTGGAACGCCGCATCGAACTCACCACTCGGCGACAGGCCAGGCTCGAGGAGCAGGGGTTCCAGCTCGATTGCCTACTGTCCGAGGCGGTTCTACGTCATCGCCCGGCCAGCGCGCCGGCGATGGCGGCCCAACTGAGCTGGCTGGCGGAGGTCGGGCACCGCCCGAACATCCGCATCCGGGTCGTCCCCTTCGACGCGGGAGCGCATCGAGGACTGACCGCGCAATCGTTCACGATGCTCGAATTCCCTAAGCTGCAAAACGGTTTCGTCGATCCTCCGGTCGTCTACGTCGAAGGAGCGCATGGCGTGGGCGGCGTCTATCACGAGCGCGATGACGTGGTTCGCCTCTACGGCAGGACCATTCTGGCCCTCACGGAGGTAGCGTTGACAGAGCAGGAGACCAGAGACCTGGTGACGCAGTACGCGAAGGAGTATGCGGCGTGA
- a CDS encoding proline--tRNA ligase — MITRLSHLFLRTLRDDPADAEVPSHKLLVRAGYVRRIAPGVYSWLPLGLRTLRKVEDVVRAEMNAIGAQEISLPALLPREPYEATNRWTEYGDALFRLKDRKGQDYLLGPTHEELFALTVKGEYNSYKDLPVTLYQIQTKYRDEGRPRAGILRGREFVMKDSYSFDLDEDGLKKSYNAHREAYQKIFDRLGVKYVIVAATSGAMGGSASEEFLADSPVGEDTYVICRESGYAANVEAVVTAAPPEIAIEGQADAVVHDTPDTPTIATLVDWANTANVLGREATAADTLKNILVKLVYPDGKTELLGIGIPGDREVDEKRLEASVEPAEVALLDETDFKANPFLVKGYIGPKALQANGVRYLVDPRVVSGTSWITGADEPGKHYVGLVAGRDFTPDGTIEAAEVRDGDPSPDGRGVLEAARGIEIGHIFQLGQKYTDAFEVDVLGENGKPVRLTMGSYGVGVSRMVAVLAEQMHDEKGLRWPREVAPFDVHVVIANKDEGARAGAEQVAAELDSHGFEVLLDDRTASPGVKFKDAELLGMPYIVVVGRGWAEGKIELRDRFVGTAEELPADTAVTTVAARIRG; from the coding sequence GTGATCACCCGCCTCTCCCACCTGTTCCTGCGAACCCTGCGCGACGATCCTGCCGACGCCGAGGTGCCCAGCCACAAGCTGCTGGTGCGTGCCGGCTACGTGCGTCGCATCGCGCCCGGCGTCTACTCGTGGCTGCCGCTCGGCCTGCGCACGCTGCGCAAGGTCGAGGACGTGGTCCGCGCGGAGATGAACGCCATCGGCGCGCAGGAGATCTCGCTGCCGGCGCTGCTGCCGCGCGAACCGTACGAGGCCACCAACCGCTGGACCGAATACGGTGACGCGCTGTTCCGCCTCAAGGACCGCAAGGGGCAGGACTATCTGCTCGGCCCGACCCACGAGGAGCTGTTCGCGCTCACCGTGAAGGGTGAGTACAACTCGTACAAGGACCTGCCGGTCACGCTGTACCAGATTCAGACCAAGTACCGCGACGAAGGCCGTCCTCGCGCGGGCATCCTGCGCGGGCGCGAGTTCGTGATGAAGGATTCGTACTCCTTCGACCTCGACGAGGACGGGCTGAAGAAGAGCTACAACGCGCACCGCGAGGCGTATCAGAAGATCTTCGACCGGCTCGGCGTGAAGTACGTGATCGTCGCCGCCACCTCCGGCGCGATGGGCGGGTCCGCGTCCGAGGAGTTCCTGGCCGACAGTCCCGTCGGCGAGGACACCTACGTCATCTGCCGCGAATCCGGTTACGCCGCCAATGTGGAGGCCGTGGTCACCGCCGCGCCGCCGGAGATCGCCATCGAGGGTCAGGCCGACGCGGTCGTGCACGACACCCCCGACACCCCGACCATCGCGACCCTGGTGGATTGGGCCAATACCGCCAACGTGCTGGGCCGCGAGGCGACCGCCGCCGACACCCTGAAGAACATTCTGGTCAAGCTGGTCTACCCGGACGGCAAGACCGAGCTGCTCGGCATCGGCATCCCCGGCGACCGTGAGGTCGACGAGAAGCGCCTCGAGGCGTCCGTCGAGCCCGCCGAGGTGGCGTTGCTCGACGAAACCGATTTCAAGGCCAACCCGTTCCTGGTGAAGGGGTACATCGGCCCGAAGGCGCTGCAGGCCAACGGGGTTCGCTACCTGGTCGATCCGCGCGTGGTGTCCGGCACCAGCTGGATCACCGGTGCGGACGAGCCCGGCAAGCACTATGTCGGCCTGGTCGCCGGCCGTGACTTCACCCCCGACGGCACCATCGAGGCCGCCGAGGTCCGCGACGGCGATCCCTCGCCCGACGGCCGCGGCGTCCTGGAAGCCGCGCGTGGCATCGAGATCGGCCACATTTTCCAGCTCGGCCAGAAGTACACCGACGCTTTCGAGGTCGACGTGCTGGGCGAGAACGGCAAGCCGGTGCGGCTCACCATGGGCTCCTACGGTGTCGGCGTCTCCCGCATGGTGGCGGTGCTGGCCGAGCAGATGCACGACGAGAAGGGCCTGCGCTGGCCCCGCGAAGTCGCGCCCTTCGACGTGCACGTCGTCATCGCCAACAAGGACGAGGGCGCGCGCGCCGGCGCCGAACAGGTTGCCGCCGAACTGGATTCCCACGGCTTCGAGGTCCTGCTCGACGACCGCACCGCCTCGCCCGGCGTGAAGTTCAAGGACGCCGAACTGCTCGGCATGCCCTACATCGTGGTCGTCGGCCGCGGCTGGGCCGAAGGCAAGATCGAACTCCGCGACCGCTTCGTAGGCACCGCCGAGGAACTCCCCGCCGACACCGCCGTCACCACCGTGGCGGCCAGAATCCGCGGCTGA
- the yaaA gene encoding peroxide stress protein YaaA: MLVLLPPSETKSDGGSGGPLDLDRLAMPQLSAVRDKLVTEVIELAADGDAARAALGLGKGADAEIARNAALRTSATRPALDRYTGVLYDALDAAGFTKAQRAKAEARLGIGSALFGVVRAGDPIPAYRLSGGSKLPGLPTLQALWKPVLPAALRAEAAGQLVVDLRSGTYMNLGRVPGAVTATVLTERPDGKRTVVSHFNKHHKGLLARALVLSRAEPADIDGLARIAEKSGLRTEIASPTELLIITS; encoded by the coding sequence GTGCTGGTGCTGCTGCCTCCCTCAGAAACCAAGTCCGACGGCGGGTCGGGCGGTCCCCTGGACCTGGATCGCCTCGCGATGCCGCAGCTCAGCGCGGTGCGGGACAAACTCGTCACCGAGGTCATCGAGCTGGCCGCCGACGGCGACGCCGCGCGGGCCGCGCTCGGGTTGGGCAAGGGGGCTGACGCGGAGATCGCGCGCAATGCCGCCCTGCGCACCTCCGCGACACGTCCGGCGCTGGACCGGTATACGGGCGTGCTGTACGACGCGCTCGACGCCGCCGGCTTCACCAAGGCGCAGCGCGCCAAGGCCGAGGCGCGGCTGGGAATCGGTTCGGCGCTGTTCGGGGTGGTGCGCGCGGGCGATCCGATTCCCGCCTACCGGCTCTCGGGCGGATCCAAACTGCCCGGCCTGCCGACCTTGCAGGCGCTGTGGAAGCCCGTGCTGCCCGCGGCCTTGCGCGCGGAGGCCGCCGGACAGCTGGTGGTGGACCTGCGCTCCGGGACCTACATGAACCTCGGCCGGGTACCCGGCGCGGTGACCGCGACCGTGCTCACCGAACGCCCCGACGGCAAACGAACCGTGGTGAGCCACTTCAACAAACACCACAAGGGCCTGCTGGCGCGGGCACTGGTCCTCTCACGCGCCGAACCCGCCGATATCGACGGCCTGGCCCGCATCGCCGAGAAGTCCGGCCTGCGCACCGAGATCGCCTCCCCCACCGAACTGCTGATCATCACCTCCTGA
- a CDS encoding ankyrin repeat domain-containing protein, with product MEPNDLDPEVLELASKIFDLARTGDAATLAAYLDAGVPVNLTNDNGDTLLMLAAYYSHPEAVTVLLERKADPNFGNDKGQTPLSGAVFKGSDEIVQALLSAGADPNAGTPSARDAAEMFGQTKYLQLFTQ from the coding sequence GTGGAACCCAACGATCTCGACCCGGAAGTCCTCGAACTGGCGAGCAAGATCTTCGACCTCGCCCGCACCGGCGACGCCGCCACCCTCGCCGCCTACCTCGACGCCGGCGTCCCGGTGAACCTCACCAACGACAACGGCGACACCTTGCTCATGCTCGCCGCCTACTACTCCCACCCCGAAGCCGTGACCGTCCTGCTCGAACGCAAGGCCGACCCCAACTTCGGCAACGACAAGGGCCAAACCCCCCTCTCCGGCGCGGTATTCAAAGGCTCCGACGAAATCGTCCAAGCCCTCCTATCCGCAGGCGCCGACCCCAACGCCGGCACCCCCTCCGCCCGAGACGCCGCCGAAATGTTCGGCCAAACCAAATACCTGCAACTCTTCACCCAGTGA
- a CDS encoding maleylpyruvate isomerase N-terminal domain-containing protein has product MDLFAQSWAALRTAVDELADADFARPSGCAGWLVRDLVCHLIIDAQDVLITLVTPVDLAPTRDAVSYWQVTRTPPTGDDPLDALIVRLAAAYEQPGLLQLHFDDVGAAAGRAATLCDPGMCVSTRDQILTAADYLGAYVMEWTLHHLDLIAHLPQAAPPPAASLARAREMLEQIAGTAFPATMSDTDALLVGTGRRAPSEAEAAELGDLASRLPFVLG; this is encoded by the coding sequence GTGGATCTCTTCGCCCAGTCTTGGGCCGCTTTGCGTACGGCAGTGGACGAGCTGGCCGATGCGGATTTCGCGCGGCCGTCGGGATGCGCGGGGTGGCTGGTGCGAGATCTGGTGTGCCACCTGATCATCGACGCGCAGGATGTGCTGATCACGCTGGTGACGCCGGTCGACCTGGCGCCGACGCGGGACGCGGTCAGCTACTGGCAGGTGACGCGCACCCCGCCGACCGGCGACGATCCGCTCGACGCGCTGATCGTGCGGCTGGCCGCCGCCTACGAGCAGCCGGGGCTGCTGCAACTGCATTTCGACGATGTCGGCGCGGCAGCGGGTCGCGCCGCGACCCTCTGCGACCCGGGCATGTGCGTCAGCACCCGCGACCAGATCCTGACCGCCGCCGACTATCTGGGCGCGTACGTCATGGAATGGACGCTGCATCATCTGGATCTGATCGCGCACCTGCCGCAGGCCGCTCCCCCGCCCGCCGCATCCCTGGCTCGGGCCCGCGAGATGCTGGAGCAGATCGCCGGAACCGCTTTTCCGGCAACGATGTCCGATACCGACGCCTTGCTCGTCGGTACCGGACGTCGCGCTCCTAGCGAGGCGGAAGCCGCCGAACTCGGGGACCTCGCCTCGCGCTTGCCTTTCGTGCTGGGCTGA